Proteins found in one Geomonas subterranea genomic segment:
- the hcp gene encoding hydroxylamine reductase: MSMFCRQCEQAAKGTGCDVVGVCGKNPEVAALLDLMMYGLKGLAIYADKARAFDARNTVADMFLIEGLFTTVTNVDFDPVQLAGKLRKCYDLKEQVKAMYESAYRAKNGAAAPAITDGPAAWVIADNLEGLVAQGQVQGVKSQHSDPDILSAIEIIIYGLKGMAAYANHAFILGKTDEEVFAFFHSALAATTDTGKGLMDFVGIAMECGKLNIKVMEMLNTGHVEHYGHPVPTKVQLGTRKSKGILVSGHDLRMLEELLKQTEGKGIDIYTHGEMLPAHGYPGLKKYQHLYGNFGGAWQDQAKEFPNFPGAIIFNTNCIQRPADSYKDRLFTWGEVGWPGAKHLTGYKFDEVINKALECPDLPDAPGQEILTGFGHNAVLGVADKVIEAVKAGAVKHFFLIGGCDGAKSGRNYYTEFAEKVPKDCVILTLACGKYRFNKLEFGDIGGIPRLLDVGQCNDAYSAVQIASALAGAFNCGLNDLPLSFILSWYEQKAHVILLSLLYLGVKNIKLGPALPAYLSPNVLQFLVDNFNIGQIGSVDADLKASLGQ; the protein is encoded by the coding sequence ATGTCGATGTTTTGCCGTCAATGTGAGCAGGCCGCCAAGGGTACCGGATGCGACGTAGTGGGGGTGTGTGGCAAGAACCCCGAGGTCGCCGCGCTGTTGGACCTCATGATGTACGGGCTGAAAGGACTGGCCATTTACGCTGACAAGGCAAGGGCGTTCGACGCCCGCAACACGGTCGCCGACATGTTCCTCATCGAGGGGCTTTTCACCACCGTCACCAACGTCGACTTCGATCCGGTGCAGTTGGCCGGCAAGCTGAGGAAGTGCTACGACCTGAAAGAGCAGGTGAAGGCGATGTACGAAAGCGCCTACCGCGCCAAGAACGGCGCGGCCGCCCCCGCCATCACCGACGGCCCCGCAGCGTGGGTCATCGCCGACAACCTGGAGGGGCTGGTTGCGCAGGGGCAGGTGCAGGGGGTGAAGAGCCAGCACAGCGACCCCGACATACTCTCCGCCATCGAGATCATCATCTACGGCCTTAAGGGGATGGCCGCCTACGCGAACCACGCCTTCATCCTCGGCAAGACCGACGAGGAAGTGTTCGCCTTCTTCCACAGCGCCCTTGCCGCCACCACCGATACCGGGAAGGGGCTCATGGACTTCGTGGGGATCGCCATGGAGTGCGGCAAGCTGAACATCAAGGTGATGGAGATGCTGAACACCGGGCACGTCGAGCACTACGGGCACCCGGTTCCCACCAAGGTCCAGCTCGGCACCCGTAAGAGCAAGGGGATCCTCGTTTCCGGCCACGACCTGCGCATGCTCGAGGAGCTCTTGAAGCAGACCGAAGGGAAGGGGATCGACATCTACACCCACGGCGAGATGCTCCCGGCCCACGGCTATCCCGGGCTCAAGAAGTACCAGCACCTCTACGGCAACTTCGGCGGCGCGTGGCAGGACCAGGCCAAGGAGTTCCCGAACTTCCCCGGCGCCATCATCTTCAACACCAACTGCATCCAGCGCCCGGCGGACAGCTACAAGGACCGCCTCTTCACCTGGGGCGAGGTCGGCTGGCCCGGCGCCAAGCACCTCACCGGCTACAAGTTCGACGAGGTGATCAACAAGGCACTGGAATGCCCGGACCTCCCGGACGCACCGGGTCAGGAGATCCTGACCGGCTTTGGTCACAACGCGGTGCTCGGCGTGGCGGACAAGGTGATCGAGGCGGTGAAGGCGGGAGCGGTGAAGCACTTCTTCCTGATCGGCGGCTGCGACGGCGCGAAGAGCGGGCGCAACTACTACACCGAGTTCGCCGAGAAAGTGCCCAAGGATTGCGTCATCCTGACCCTTGCCTGCGGCAAGTACCGTTTCAACAAGCTCGAGTTCGGCGATATCGGCGGCATCCCGCGTCTTCTGGACGTCGGTCAGTGCAACGACGCCTACTCCGCCGTGCAGATCGCATCGGCCCTGGCCGGCGCCTTCAACTGCGGGCTGAACGACCTGCCGCTCTCCTTCATCCTCTCCTGGTACGAGCAGAAGGCGCACGTCATCCTGCTTTCGCTGCTGTACCTGGGGGTGAAGAACATCAAGCTGGGACCGGCGCTTCCCGCCTACCTGTCGCCCAACGTGTTGCAGTTCCTGGTCGACAACTTCAACATCGGCCAGATCGGCAGCGTGGACGCGGACCTAAAAGCGAGTCTGGGTCAGTAA
- a CDS encoding cbb3-type cytochrome oxidase assembly protein, which translates to MGVQKGEFTDLERPKHRMLDDDENPLPRRAGPPPSPSPPPTRMN; encoded by the coding sequence GTGGGGGTGCAGAAGGGGGAGTTCACCGACCTGGAGCGCCCCAAGCACAGGATGCTGGACGACGACGAGAACCCGCTCCCCCGTCGCGCCGGGCCTCCCCCCTCCCCGTCCCCCCCCCCGACGCGCATGAACTGA
- a CDS encoding FixH family protein, whose protein sequence is MQKRITLSSCRWQLAILMLLAIFLLGMGTSMFISFEKGSRVTDADYYQNGLNYAKTRSGAYNPGLDWVMSASLAGSDLQVRVHNQQGAPVAGGTLLFQTRSGNEKEVLTLAESEPGVFVAPWPASGQGEVRGELLFTKGEAIASQKVVFFN, encoded by the coding sequence ATGCAAAAAAGAATCACCTTATCTTCCTGCCGGTGGCAGCTCGCCATCCTGATGCTGCTGGCAATCTTTCTCCTCGGGATGGGCACCAGCATGTTCATCTCGTTTGAAAAGGGGAGCCGGGTCACCGACGCGGACTACTACCAAAACGGGCTCAACTACGCCAAGACCAGGAGCGGCGCGTACAATCCCGGTCTCGACTGGGTCATGTCAGCTTCGCTTGCCGGCAGCGACCTGCAGGTCCGGGTCCACAACCAGCAGGGAGCTCCGGTCGCCGGCGGCACCCTGCTGTTCCAGACCAGGAGCGGCAACGAGAAAGAGGTACTGACCCTGGCGGAATCAGAGCCGGGCGTCTTCGTCGCCCCCTGGCCCGCGTCCGGGCAGGGTGAGGTGCGCGGCGAGCTTCTCTTCACCAAGGGGGAGGCAATCGCCTCCCAGAAAGTGGTGTTCTTCAATTGA
- a CDS encoding 4Fe-4S dicluster domain-containing protein: protein MQWFATLLILSIPFIRPGGESLLRLDAGTRTLLFFGAKLRIEEFYLFLIVVLILVFAFLFVTMLFGRVWCGWLCPQTTLGDLADWIDSRTSTLPALPRGVVRQLWHLALSALVAANLVWYFIAPPEFFARLGSGSLGAVAGISFAVTALVVYLDLAFVRRRFCKTVCPYGRIQLMTMERGTLTLEFDPELREACLRCGACVRACPTGIDIREGLQIECINCGRCLDACRDVFAKRSSGGLIHYTFGPAGADGSRPVNKKALLLGGVLLFLVGLLVVGVTTRKEATLKVQRAESGEVKRLPDGSLVNFYSAFLENRGGEARSFSLEAAPLAGYRVELVGPVRGLELAGNANRKIGFALKLKPEPPQGTLVELRLVSGGKVVASSPLPVAAQ from the coding sequence GTGCAGTGGTTTGCCACCCTGCTCATCCTGTCGATCCCGTTTATCCGTCCAGGCGGGGAATCGCTGCTGCGCCTGGACGCGGGAACGAGGACGCTCCTCTTTTTCGGCGCCAAGCTGCGCATCGAGGAGTTCTACCTCTTCCTCATCGTGGTGCTGATCCTGGTCTTCGCCTTTTTGTTCGTCACCATGCTCTTTGGCAGGGTCTGGTGCGGCTGGCTCTGTCCGCAGACCACGCTCGGTGACCTGGCCGACTGGATCGACAGCCGGACCTCCACCCTCCCCGCGCTGCCGCGGGGGGTGGTGAGGCAGCTTTGGCACCTCGCCCTCTCGGCGTTGGTCGCCGCCAACCTGGTCTGGTACTTCATCGCGCCGCCGGAATTCTTCGCGAGGCTCGGCTCGGGGAGCTTGGGAGCGGTGGCGGGAATATCCTTCGCCGTGACGGCGCTCGTGGTCTACCTCGACCTTGCGTTCGTGCGGCGCCGGTTCTGCAAGACCGTCTGCCCCTACGGCCGCATCCAGCTGATGACCATGGAGCGCGGCACGCTCACCCTGGAGTTCGACCCGGAGCTTAGGGAAGCCTGCCTGCGTTGCGGCGCCTGCGTCAGGGCCTGCCCGACCGGGATCGACATCCGCGAGGGGCTGCAGATAGAGTGCATCAACTGCGGCCGCTGCCTGGACGCCTGCCGTGATGTTTTCGCCAAGCGCAGCAGCGGCGGGCTGATCCATTACACCTTCGGGCCGGCGGGCGCCGACGGGTCGCGGCCGGTGAACAAGAAGGCGCTCCTTCTGGGTGGCGTGCTCCTGTTTCTGGTGGGGCTCCTGGTCGTGGGGGTGACCACGCGCAAGGAGGCGACACTCAAGGTGCAGCGGGCCGAAAGCGGCGAGGTGAAGCGGCTGCCGGACGGCTCGCTGGTGAATTTCTATTCCGCCTTCCTGGAGAACCGCGGCGGCGAGGCCCGGAGCTTTTCGCTGGAGGCGGCGCCGCTTGCGGGGTACCGGGTGGAGCTGGTCGGGCCGGTGCGGGGCCTGGAGCTGGCCGGCAACGCCAATCGGAAGATCGGCTTTGCGCTGAAGCTCAAACCGGAGCCGCCGCAGGGGACGCTGGTGGAGCTGAGGCTCGTGTCGGGCGGGAAAGTGGTGGCGTCGAGCCCGCTGCCGGTCGCGGCGCAGTAG
- a CDS encoding c-type cytochrome produces the protein MSDENKEYDGIKYRAEKNSPLVFRILFFGLLTWGIIFMAYYLFSGWTSYGEYAEIKKAKEARLAVQTPGAGQAVPAHEEIRSTDLIAAGKKEFAARCASCHGADGKGGIGPDLTAKQFKYGRTAPEVTASISDGRPGGMPGFKNELSGDKIQGVVQYVLSL, from the coding sequence ATGTCCGACGAAAATAAAGAGTACGACGGCATCAAGTACCGCGCGGAGAAGAACTCCCCGCTCGTGTTCAGGATCCTGTTCTTCGGCCTTTTGACCTGGGGCATCATCTTCATGGCGTACTACCTGTTCAGCGGCTGGACTTCGTACGGCGAGTACGCCGAGATCAAGAAGGCCAAGGAGGCGCGCCTGGCCGTGCAGACACCGGGCGCGGGACAGGCGGTCCCGGCCCACGAGGAGATCAGGAGCACGGACCTCATCGCGGCAGGGAAGAAGGAATTCGCCGCCCGCTGCGCATCCTGCCACGGCGCCGACGGCAAGGGGGGGATCGGCCCCGACCTGACCGCCAAGCAGTTCAAGTACGGCAGGACCGCCCCCGAGGTGACCGCGAGCATCAGTGACGGGCGCCCCGGCGGCATGCCCGGCTTCAAGAACGAGCTGTCGGGCGACAAGATCCAGGGGGTGGTGCAGTACGTCCTGTCGCTTTGA
- a CDS encoding cbb3-type cytochrome c oxidase subunit II — MIEKKPIIFLLLATATILVGTIITMVLPFRWINDPKLAIASVKPYTPLQLEGRDIYIREGCNNCHTQTVRPLLSDTERYGEYSKSGEFVYDQPFLWGSRRNGPDLARIGGKYPDAWHVKHMKDPRSMVPRSNMPAYDFLNRPLDTSLSEKKMKALRFPYTPADIQALQGKSEMDAIIAYMQKVGNDIPWRKTGTAAVLGELKNPFQDNMSVLPEGQKLYAEHCAQCHGIELKGEVGPDLRDMDQPDSKVFSSVYGGIAAGGMPAFGDTLGKERTWKVVTYLKSVHKH, encoded by the coding sequence ATGATAGAGAAGAAGCCCATCATATTCCTGCTCCTCGCCACCGCCACCATCCTGGTCGGCACCATCATCACCATGGTGCTCCCCTTCCGGTGGATCAACGACCCGAAGCTCGCCATCGCCTCGGTGAAGCCCTACACCCCGCTGCAGTTGGAGGGACGCGACATCTACATCCGCGAGGGGTGCAACAACTGCCATACGCAAACCGTGCGCCCGCTCCTCTCCGACACCGAGCGCTACGGCGAGTACTCGAAAAGCGGCGAGTTCGTCTACGACCAGCCCTTTCTCTGGGGCTCGCGCCGAAACGGCCCCGACCTCGCCCGTATCGGCGGCAAGTACCCGGACGCCTGGCACGTGAAGCACATGAAGGACCCGCGCTCCATGGTGCCGCGCTCCAACATGCCCGCCTACGACTTTTTGAACCGGCCGCTCGACACGAGCCTCTCCGAGAAGAAGATGAAGGCGCTCAGGTTCCCCTACACCCCGGCCGACATCCAGGCGCTGCAGGGCAAGAGCGAGATGGACGCCATCATCGCCTACATGCAGAAGGTGGGCAACGACATCCCCTGGAGAAAGACCGGCACCGCCGCGGTGCTCGGCGAGCTGAAGAACCCGTTCCAGGACAACATGAGCGTCCTCCCCGAGGGGCAGAAGCTCTACGCCGAACACTGCGCCCAGTGCCACGGGATCGAGCTCAAGGGCGAGGTGGGGCCGGACCTGCGCGACATGGACCAGCCTGACTCCAAGGTATTCTCCAGCGTCTACGGCGGCATCGCCGCCGGCGGCATGCCCGCCTTCGGCGACACACTGGGCAAGGAGCGCACCTGGAAGGTGGTCACCTACCTGAAGTCGGTGCACAAGCACTGA
- a CDS encoding cbb3-type cytochrome c oxidase subunit 3, whose amino-acid sequence MDSASIYYLGVTLLLFLIFAVIVVRTYSRKHKAKGEEPKFRMMDDDKPKKEDNSEK is encoded by the coding sequence ATGGACAGCGCGAGCATCTACTACCTGGGGGTGACCCTGCTCCTCTTCCTGATCTTTGCGGTCATCGTGGTGCGCACCTACAGCCGAAAACACAAGGCCAAGGGGGAGGAACCGAAGTTCCGGATGATGGACGACGATAAACCGAAAAAAGAGGACAATAGCGAAAAATAG
- a CDS encoding heavy metal translocating P-type ATPase: protein MRAPLAPCFHCGGDIAPGMLVEERTTDSVLSFCCHGCHGAYLLISGSGLADYYRRRDWQETGLIPQAFKGEYRDAYLSRFVYTSAEGSAIDIIIDGIRCASCVWLNERIIGAIPGVTEARVNYATGRARVRFDPERITPAAIFNRIDQIGYVPRPYTEDAARESGQRVQKDLLVRFGTAFFLTMQLMAYAFALYAGYFQGIEPQMKAYLQLFSLLVTTPVVFYCGWPFLSGAWRGLGNGAPNMELLIAIGTLSSYGYSVYATFSGGEVYYETAAMIVTLILAGRLLENGAKRRASSGIGRLLELCSGQAQRFAGEHLESVEPSELVPGDLILVAPGERFPVDGTVVEGSSDVDESAATGEPLPQVRKRGDQVIAGSSNLTGALRVRCLRKAGDSFIARVAQLVEEAQSRRAPIQAMADRVSAYFVPAVLTLAVATFCWHYSQGRSLGASLMVALAVLVIACPCALGLATPTAILAGTGAAAALGVIFKGGDVLERLSRVSIAVFDKTGTLTRGAPMLVDIQASPGLKPRQVLALSAAVECGSLHPIAKAVRDYALRHDIEYPAGTELVTLAGAGVTGRVAGETVALGSVPFLERLGVTGIPRELESPEGGMLVGVAHKGRYSGTLTFKDRMRDDAPGVVSYFRRKGLDTLLLSGDRQECTDKVAKSAGVARGVGSLSPAEKTREIEKLKQRGATVLMVGDGINDAPALSAADVGCAVAGGTDIALETSDLVLAKPDLERLSLAHRIARRTMAVVRQNLVWAFLYNLIGIPLAMTGRLTPVYAAAAMALSSVCVVGNSLRLMRTPDE, encoded by the coding sequence TTGAGAGCCCCCCTCGCGCCCTGTTTCCATTGCGGCGGCGACATTGCGCCGGGGATGCTGGTCGAGGAGCGCACCACGGACTCGGTGCTCTCCTTTTGCTGCCACGGCTGCCACGGCGCATACCTCCTCATCAGCGGTTCCGGCCTCGCCGACTACTACCGCCGGCGCGACTGGCAGGAAACGGGGCTCATCCCCCAGGCCTTCAAGGGGGAGTACCGCGACGCCTACCTGTCCCGCTTCGTCTACACCTCGGCCGAGGGAAGCGCCATCGACATCATCATCGACGGCATCCGCTGCGCCTCCTGCGTCTGGCTCAACGAAAGGATCATCGGTGCCATCCCGGGGGTCACGGAGGCCCGCGTCAACTACGCCACCGGGCGGGCCCGGGTCCGCTTCGACCCGGAACGGATCACCCCCGCCGCCATCTTCAACCGCATCGACCAGATCGGCTACGTGCCGCGCCCCTACACCGAGGACGCCGCAAGGGAGTCAGGGCAACGGGTGCAGAAGGACCTCCTGGTCCGCTTCGGCACCGCCTTCTTCCTCACCATGCAGCTCATGGCCTACGCCTTCGCCCTCTACGCCGGCTACTTCCAGGGGATCGAGCCGCAGATGAAGGCGTACCTGCAGCTCTTCTCGCTCCTCGTCACGACGCCGGTGGTCTTCTACTGCGGCTGGCCCTTTCTCTCCGGGGCCTGGCGCGGCCTCGGCAACGGCGCCCCCAACATGGAGCTTCTGATCGCCATCGGCACCCTCTCCTCCTACGGCTACAGCGTCTACGCGACCTTCTCCGGGGGCGAGGTCTACTACGAGACCGCCGCCATGATCGTCACCCTGATCCTCGCCGGAAGGCTCCTGGAAAACGGCGCCAAGAGGCGGGCCTCCAGCGGGATCGGGAGGCTCTTGGAGCTCTGCTCGGGGCAGGCGCAGCGTTTCGCGGGGGAACACCTGGAGAGCGTGGAGCCCTCGGAGCTCGTCCCGGGAGACCTGATCCTGGTGGCCCCGGGGGAGCGCTTCCCGGTGGACGGGACCGTCGTCGAGGGAAGTAGCGACGTCGACGAATCGGCTGCGACCGGCGAGCCGCTGCCGCAGGTGAGGAAAAGGGGGGACCAGGTGATCGCCGGGAGCTCCAACCTGACCGGCGCCCTGCGGGTGCGCTGCCTCAGGAAGGCCGGGGACAGCTTCATCGCCCGCGTGGCGCAGCTGGTGGAGGAGGCCCAGAGCCGGCGCGCGCCTATCCAGGCCATGGCCGACCGGGTCAGCGCCTATTTCGTCCCGGCCGTGCTCACCCTCGCCGTGGCGACCTTTTGCTGGCACTACAGCCAGGGAAGATCGCTCGGAGCGAGCCTCATGGTGGCGCTCGCGGTGCTGGTGATCGCCTGTCCCTGCGCTCTGGGGCTCGCCACGCCGACGGCGATCCTCGCCGGGACCGGGGCCGCCGCGGCCCTTGGGGTGATCTTCAAGGGGGGGGACGTGCTGGAGCGGTTGAGCCGCGTCAGCATCGCGGTCTTCGACAAGACCGGCACCCTCACCCGGGGGGCTCCGATGCTGGTCGATATCCAGGCGTCGCCGGGACTGAAACCGCGCCAGGTGCTGGCACTGTCCGCCGCGGTCGAATGCGGCTCGCTGCACCCCATCGCGAAGGCGGTGCGCGACTACGCCCTCCGGCACGACATCGAGTATCCCGCCGGGACCGAGCTGGTGACGCTGGCCGGCGCGGGGGTGACGGGGCGGGTCGCGGGCGAGACGGTGGCCCTCGGGAGCGTTCCGTTCCTGGAGCGCCTCGGGGTGACGGGGATCCCGCGCGAGCTGGAATCGCCGGAGGGGGGGATGCTGGTGGGAGTGGCGCACAAGGGACGTTACAGCGGCACCCTCACCTTCAAGGACCGGATGCGCGACGACGCGCCCGGCGTGGTCTCCTACTTCAGACGCAAGGGGCTCGACACCCTGCTTTTAAGCGGCGACCGCCAGGAGTGCACCGACAAGGTGGCCAAAAGCGCCGGGGTGGCCAGGGGGGTCGGGTCGCTGTCGCCGGCGGAGAAGACCAGGGAGATAGAGAAGCTCAAGCAGCGGGGCGCGACGGTGCTCATGGTGGGGGACGGCATCAACGACGCGCCGGCGCTCTCCGCCGCCGACGTCGGCTGCGCCGTCGCCGGGGGAACCGACATCGCGCTGGAGACCTCCGACCTGGTGCTCGCCAAGCCCGACCTCGAGCGCCTTTCGCTGGCGCACCGGATAGCGCGGCGCACCATGGCGGTGGTCCGCCAGAACCTCGTCTGGGCCTTTCTCTACAACCTGATAGGCATCCCGCTCGCCATGACCGGCCGCCTCACCCCGGTCTACGCCGCGGCCGCCATGGCCCTCAGCTCCGTCTGCGTGGTCGGCAACTCGTTGAGACTCATGAGGACTCCGGATGAATAA
- a CDS encoding cbb3-type cytochrome c oxidase subunit I, protein MNQQEGYADDIVKGFVIWSMVWGLVAVLVGVFISFQIAFPQLNFPPYLTYGRLRPIHTNAGIFGWGIGSFMAFFIYITQRLTRTSLWSPGLAKAQLWLFNIVIALAAVTLAMGMNRSKEYAELEWPVASLVVVLWVIFAVNIVMTIVKRREEQMYISLWYILATLVGVAVLYLVNNASIPVSLTKSYSAYAGANDANVQWWYGHNAVAMVLTTPPLAIFYYFLPKTTGVPIYSHRMGVIAFWSLIFMYLWTGAHHLLWAPVPDWVQTLAMGFSVMLIAPSWAAVFNGYFSMNGQWHQMRENYLVKFLIFGITFYGMQTLQGPSQSIRTFSAFIHFTDWVPGHVHMGTLGWVSLVLFAAIYYTIPRLYHTEIYSVGLANVHFWLVLTGQLIFSITMWIAGVQQAAMLNATNPDGSLHYSFIETMVELYPYWHMRAVGGVIYLAGLLVFLYNIYQTITGGKAQAAAQRA, encoded by the coding sequence ATGAACCAACAGGAAGGGTACGCTGACGACATCGTCAAAGGGTTTGTGATCTGGAGCATGGTGTGGGGACTGGTGGCCGTGCTGGTCGGCGTCTTCATCTCGTTCCAGATCGCCTTCCCGCAGCTCAACTTCCCCCCCTACCTCACCTACGGCCGCCTGCGCCCGATCCACACCAACGCCGGGATCTTCGGCTGGGGCATCGGCAGCTTCATGGCCTTCTTCATCTACATCACCCAGCGCCTGACGCGAACGAGCCTGTGGAGCCCGGGGCTCGCCAAGGCCCAGCTCTGGCTCTTCAACATCGTCATCGCGCTCGCCGCCGTCACGCTGGCCATGGGGATGAACCGCTCCAAGGAGTATGCGGAGCTTGAGTGGCCGGTGGCGAGCCTGGTCGTGGTGCTCTGGGTGATCTTCGCGGTGAACATCGTGATGACCATCGTGAAAAGGCGCGAGGAGCAGATGTACATATCGCTGTGGTACATCCTCGCTACGCTGGTCGGGGTTGCGGTGCTTTACCTCGTGAACAACGCCTCCATTCCCGTCTCGCTCACCAAGTCCTACTCCGCCTACGCCGGCGCCAACGACGCCAACGTGCAGTGGTGGTACGGGCACAACGCGGTGGCCATGGTGCTCACCACGCCGCCTTTGGCCATCTTCTACTACTTCCTTCCCAAGACGACCGGCGTCCCCATCTACAGCCACCGGATGGGGGTGATCGCCTTCTGGAGCCTCATCTTCATGTACCTCTGGACCGGTGCGCACCACCTGCTCTGGGCGCCGGTCCCCGACTGGGTCCAGACCCTCGCCATGGGCTTCTCGGTGATGCTGATCGCCCCCTCCTGGGCCGCGGTCTTCAACGGCTACTTCTCCATGAACGGCCAATGGCACCAGATGCGGGAAAACTACCTGGTCAAGTTCCTCATTTTCGGCATCACCTTCTACGGAATGCAGACGCTGCAGGGGCCATCCCAGTCGATCCGCACCTTCTCCGCCTTCATCCACTTCACCGACTGGGTGCCGGGGCACGTGCACATGGGGACGCTGGGGTGGGTCTCGCTGGTCCTCTTCGCCGCCATCTACTACACCATCCCCAGGCTCTACCACACGGAGATCTACAGCGTAGGACTTGCCAACGTGCACTTCTGGCTGGTCCTCACCGGGCAGCTCATCTTCTCCATCACCATGTGGATCGCCGGCGTGCAGCAGGCGGCGATGCTGAACGCGACCAACCCCGATGGCAGCCTCCACTACAGCTTCATCGAGACCATGGTGGAACTCTACCCGTACTGGCACATGCGGGCCGTCGGCGGGGTGATCTATCTCGCCGGGCTCCTCGTCTTCCTCTACAACATCTACCAGACCATCACCGGCGGCAAGGCCCAGGCCGCGGCGCAAAGAGCCTAG
- a CDS encoding cbb3-type cytochrome c oxidase subunit I: MMLIEYQSQRVSLWYFRIALVLFILQVILGLWLSINYAFTLPQDLVNVFPFSTARALHTNLLVAWMLLGFMGGTYYILPPECARDLYSEKLAYLQLAIFVGTAVTAVVGFLFGWTQGKPLLEIPLPLDWLIVVAALIFIANVAMTIIKAEVRTALQWMLLGGVTFLALMYLFGMPFYQNLNTDYYYWWWVIHLWVEGAWEVVTASIVAYIIMRVTGVDRKVVEKWLYVETGLFLFTGIVGTGHHYYWIGAPDYWLWWGGIFSALEPLPIVLMVVDTWMHVRERKNPIVNPLTWYYIIGLAIYHLVGAGLWGFMHTLPPINYYTHGSQITVSHGHLAFFGAYALLNLTIFYFAMPRLKGINKYQDRLGKWGFWITTIGMFVLGLVFGIAGILQTYLERFLDIGYSTAHLTMMFWFRVAFGVGLVFLAGVIITVYHLFTIKPSAIPAPEPVVAPASDI, encoded by the coding sequence ATGATGCTGATCGAATACCAAAGCCAGCGGGTGTCACTGTGGTACTTCCGCATCGCCCTGGTGCTCTTCATACTGCAGGTGATCTTGGGGCTGTGGCTCTCCATCAACTACGCCTTCACGCTGCCGCAGGACCTGGTCAACGTCTTCCCCTTCTCCACCGCCCGCGCGCTGCACACGAACCTCCTGGTCGCCTGGATGCTTCTGGGCTTCATGGGAGGCACCTACTACATCCTCCCTCCGGAATGCGCCCGGGACCTCTACAGCGAAAAGCTCGCCTACCTGCAGCTCGCCATCTTCGTCGGCACGGCGGTGACGGCCGTCGTGGGCTTTCTTTTCGGGTGGACCCAAGGCAAGCCGCTGCTGGAAATACCCCTCCCACTGGACTGGCTCATCGTGGTCGCGGCTCTCATCTTCATCGCCAACGTCGCCATGACCATCATAAAGGCCGAGGTGCGCACGGCGCTGCAGTGGATGCTCCTGGGCGGGGTGACCTTCCTGGCGCTCATGTACCTGTTCGGGATGCCCTTCTACCAGAACCTCAACACGGATTACTACTACTGGTGGTGGGTCATCCATCTCTGGGTGGAGGGGGCCTGGGAAGTGGTGACGGCGTCCATCGTCGCCTACATCATCATGCGCGTGACCGGGGTGGACCGTAAGGTAGTGGAGAAATGGCTCTACGTTGAAACCGGCCTCTTCCTCTTCACCGGCATCGTCGGCACCGGCCATCACTATTACTGGATCGGCGCCCCCGACTACTGGCTCTGGTGGGGGGGCATCTTCAGCGCCCTCGAGCCGCTCCCCATCGTGCTCATGGTGGTGGACACCTGGATGCACGTGCGGGAGCGCAAAAACCCGATCGTGAACCCGCTCACCTGGTACTACATCATCGGTCTCGCCATCTACCATCTGGTCGGCGCCGGGCTTTGGGGCTTCATGCACACGCTGCCGCCGATCAACTACTACACCCACGGCAGCCAGATCACCGTATCGCACGGGCACCTCGCCTTCTTCGGCGCCTATGCCCTCTTGAACCTCACCATCTTCTATTTCGCCATGCCGCGCCTCAAGGGGATCAACAAATACCAGGACCGGCTGGGCAAGTGGGGCTTCTGGATCACCACCATCGGCATGTTCGTCCTGGGGCTCGTCTTCGGCATCGCAGGGATCCTGCAGACCTACCTGGAGCGGTTCCTGGACATCGGTTACAGCACCGCGCACCTCACCATGATGTTCTGGTTCCGGGTCGCCTTCGGCGTCGGTCTCGTCTTCCTTGCCGGCGTCATCATCACCGTGTACCACCTCTTCACCATCAAGCCGTCCGCGATCCCCGCCCCCGAACCGGTGGTCGCGCCAGCCTCCGACATCTGA